A stretch of the Corylus avellana chromosome ca6, CavTom2PMs-1.0 genome encodes the following:
- the LOC132183688 gene encoding BTB/POZ domain-containing protein At2g24240-like, with protein sequence MGIQKDRVRFNVGGRIFETTATTLANAGRNSIFGAMFDENWALQTDISDEEHFIDRNPDCFAILLDLLRTGELYVPANIPEKLLYREALFYGLLDHVRAAKWGQFDGNRLRLSRSITGQAPGDGTAIRAGPDGGCCVAHGSMVHVYDWMLDEHAPITLDYQRVNDVGWIDSQNIVISVCERLGRGDGGMGLFSSSTGELRYKFQVNHENQVKSFTAGSLSFSSDYKIFSSCKGRSNEYGIGVWDQVTGKQIDFFYEPLGWSLGEADKLQWLHGSNCLLVATLFPRKDNCYISLLDFRDKKMVWSWSDVGAPITGDEKRVRDAIAMEENSSICVVNEYEDLGFMDLRSSAGSIRWSSRSRLMKGKMPDEPCYPKLALHEGQLFSSMNDCISVFCGSDWVLTSRLRRSYGGSICDFSIGGDRLFALHSEENVFDIWETPPPPII encoded by the coding sequence ATGGGAATTCAGAAAGACAGGGTGAGATTCAATGTTGGAGGCAGAATCTTCGAAACAACCGCAACAACGCTCGCCAACGCCGGCCGAAACTCGATATTCGGAGCAATGTTCGACGAGAATTGGGCTCTACAAACAGATATTTCCGATGAAGAACACTTCATTGATCGGAACCCGGATTGCTTTGCTATCCTCCTCGATCTCCTCCGAACCGGCGAGCTCTATGTTCCTGCCAATATCCCAGAAAAGCTCCTCTACAGGGAGGCCCTTTTCTACGGCCTTCTCGACCACGTCCGGGCCGCCAAATGGGGTCAATTCGACGGCAACAGATTGCGGCTTTCGCGGTCGATAACCGGTCAAGCACCTGGCGACGGAACGGCGATTCGGGCCGGCCCAGACGGCGGTTGCTGCGTTGCTCATGGTAGCATGGTTCACGTCTATGATTGGATGCTGGATGAGCACGCGCCAATCACTCTTGATTACCAAAGAGTCAATGATGTTGGGTGGATTGACTCGCAGAACATTGTGATCAGCGTGTGTGAGCGATTAGGCCGCGGAGATGGTGGGATGGGTCTGTTTAGTTCATCCACAGGGGAGCTGAGATACAAGTTTCAAGTCAATCATGAGAATCAAGTCAAGAGCTTTACTGCAGGATCTTTGAGTTTCAGCTCGGATTATAAGATATTTTCTAGCTGTAAAGGCAGGAGCAATGAGTATGGAATTGGTGTTTGGGACCAAGTAACAGGAAAACAGATTGATTTTTTCTATGAGCCTCTTGGCTGGTCTCTTGGTGAAGCCGACAAACTTCAATGGTTACATGGGAGCAACTGTTTATTGGTTGCGACATTGTTTCCTAGGAAGGACAACTGTTACATTAGTCTGTTGGATTTTAGGGACAAGAAGATGGTTTGGTCTTGGTCTGATGTTGGAGCTCCTATAACAGGGGATGAGAAGCGGGTTAGAGATGCAATAGCAATGGAGGAGAATAGCTCCATCTGTGTGGTGAATGAGTATGAGGATTTGGGTTTCATGGACTTGAGAAGCAGTGCCGGGAGCATCAGGTGGAGCTCGAGAAGTCGGTTGATGAAAGGGAAGATGCCGGATGAGCCGTGTTACCCTAAATTGGCATTGCATGAGGGTCAACTCTTCTCGTCGATGAACGATTGCATATCGGTGTTTTGTGGTTCTGATTGGGTTTTAACATCTAGGCTACGGCGCAGCTATGGAGGTTCGATATGCGATTTTT